The following proteins are encoded in a genomic region of Phragmites australis chromosome 9, lpPhrAust1.1, whole genome shotgun sequence:
- the LOC133929083 gene encoding probable inactive receptor kinase At5g58300, whose product MWHLRLIAFLSVSLFFMHLPCARGADLNSDKLALLAFAASLPHGRKLNWTLTTQVCTSWVGITCTPDRKRVREVRLPAVGLFGPLPAGILGKLDALQVLSLRSNRLTINLPPDVASIPSLRALYLQHNNLSGIIPSSLSSSLTFLDLSYNSFDGEIPLKVQNITELTALLLQNNSLSGPIPDLHLSKLRHLDLSNNNLSGPIPPSLQKFPASSFLGNAFLCGFPLEPCPGTAPSPSPMSPSPQNTKKSFWKKLSRGVIIAIAAGGGVVLLILIIVLFVCIFKRKKDGEPSAAASSSKGKAVAGGRADKSKGEYSSGIQEAERNKLFFFEGCSYNFDLEDLLRASAEVLGKGSSGTTYKAALEDGTTVVVKRLKEVVAGKRDFEQQMELIGKVGQHQNVVPLRAYYYSKDEKLLVYDYVPPGSLSAALHGNKAAARTPLDWETRVKIALGAARGVAYLHAEGGGKFIHGNIKSSNILISQELSSCVTEFGLAQLMATPHVHPRLIGYRAPEVLETKKPTQKSDVYSFGVLLLEMLTGKAPLRSPGRDDSIEHLPKWVQSVVREEWTSEVFDVDLLRHPNIEDEMVQMLHVAMACVAVLPDQRPRMEEVVRRIEEIRTSYSETRTSPEV is encoded by the exons ATGTGGCATCTCAGGCTTATAGCATTTCTTTCTGTTTCTCTGTTCTTTATGCACCTTCCTTGTGCCAGAGGTGCTGACCTGAACTCCGATAAGCTGgcccttcttgcatttgctgcATCTCTGCCCCATGGCAGAAAGCTCAACTGGACCCTAACAACCCAAGTCTGCACATCCTGGGTTGGGATTACGTGCACACCTGACCGGAAGCGCGTGCGTGAAGTCCGGCTACCTGCAGTAGGGCTCTTTGGTCCTCTCCCCGCGGGTATACTTGGCAAGCTTGATGCACTACAGGTGTTGAGCCTTAGGTCAAATCGTCTTACTATTAATCTCCCTCCTGATGTAGCATCCATTCCTTCTCTGCGCGCTCTATATCTTCAGCATAACAATTTGTCCGGAATTATACCAAGTTCACTGTCTTCCAGTCTAACATTCTTAGATCTGTCATACAACTCATTTGATGGAGAAATCCCATTGAAAGTGCAAAATATCACTGAACTAACTGCATTGCTTCTCCAGAACAATTCTCTTTCTGGACCCATCCCCGACCTTCACCTCTCCAAATTGAGACATTTGGATTTGAGCAACAATAACCTGAGTGGGCCTATACCACCTTCCCTGCAGAAATTCCCAGCCAGCTCTTTCTTAGGAAACGCTTTTCTATGTGGATTCCCACTGGAACCATGTCCTGGAACTGCACCTTCTCCCTCTCCAATGTCACCCTCGCctcaaaacaccaaaaaaaGCTTCTGGAAAAAGCTTAGCCGTGGTGTCATAATTGCAATAGCTGCTGGAGGAGGGGTAGTACTATTGATTTTGATCATCGTCCTCTTCGTATGcattttcaaaagaaagaaagatggaGAGCCTAGCGCAGCAGCATCTTCATCCAAAGGAAAGGCTGTTGCAGGTGGAAGGGCAGACAAATCCAAGGGAGAATACAGCAGCGGTATTCAAGAAGCAGAGAGgaataaattatttttctttgaggGATGTTCATATAATTTTGACCTGGAGGATCTGTTGAGGGCTTCAGCTGAAGTCCTTGGAAAAGGAAGTTCTGGGACTACCTACAAAGCTGCTCTCGAGGATGGCACAACAGTGGTGGTCAAGAGACTGAAGGAAGTGGTGGCGGGAAAAAGGGACTTCGAACAGCAGATGGAGCTAATTGGCAAGGTTGGCCAGCATCAGAATGTTGTCCCATTGCGTGCTTACTATTACTCCAAGGATGAGAAGCTCTTGGTGTATGACTATGTCCCACCGGGTAGCCTTTCTGCTGCTTTGCATG GGAATAAAGCTGCTGCAAGAACTCCATTGGACTGGGAGACAAGAGTAAAAATAGCTCTGGGTGCTGCACGCGGGGTGGCTTATCTGCATGCTGAAGGTGGCGGGAAGTTCATCCACGGAAACATCAAGTCAAGTAACATCCTTATTTCACAGGAACTCAGTTCTTGCGTCACCGAGTTTGGCCTTGCCCAGCTCATGGCCACGCCTCATGTTCACCCACGGCTCATCGGATACCGTGCTCCCGAGGTCCtcgagaccaagaaaccaacaCAGAAATCTGATGTCTACAGCTTTGGCGTACTGCTCCTTGAGATGCTAACAGGTAAAGCCCCTCTTAGATCTCCCGGTCGCGACGATTCCATCGAGCACCTCCCCAAGTGGGTGCAGTCTGTGGTTCGAGAAGAATGGACGTCAGAGGTTTTCGATGTCGACTTGTTAAGGCACCCGAACATCGAGGATGAGATGGTGCAGATGCTCCATGTTGCAATGGCATGTGTTGCTGTTCTTCCTGACCAGCGGCCTCGGATGGAGGAGGTGGTCAGGAGGATCGAGGAGATCCGGACATCTTACTCAGAGACAAGGACGTCCCCTGAGGTCTGA
- the LOC133929084 gene encoding uncharacterized protein LOC133929084, whose protein sequence is MWAGCRGLVASGVRAAAIALAKYRPVAARPSAGLRRKSVRAGCSAPSLEAYNLQQPTEWIQCCRQEQQLQASNGKKGSQKRPANLGRARWLFLALPVGPLEASPLPAAPPDRELHTCTPISTVLAAAIDEKGMSANVLPRLPRSCPGNGGGSFPSLAPSATPYTPLLGPRRGAISHSRPTRALAAAFGSGIVVGLGPIDREVNPTFLVLGLAESPGGPDILTNYLEPMGFCGSSAVDAEEQLDYSAGNVTIMTDHRCWERKLEESSELGQTVVIKFSTTWCGPCRNAAPVFAELSLKHSDLVFVSVDVDELPELVTQFNIRATPTFIFMRGKKEVDKLVGGNQADLVKKFDPYCQASLIE, encoded by the exons ATGTGGGCTGGCTGTCGTGGCCTGGTTGCCAGCGGCGTGCGTGCCGCTGCGATTGCTTTGGCCAAGTACCGGCCTGTCGCCGCGCGGCCATCTGCCGGGCTACGCCGCAAGAGTGTCCGTGCCGGCTGCTCGGCACCTTCGCTTGAAGCATATAATCTGCAACAGCCAACAGAGTGGATACAATGCTGCAGGCAGGAACAGCAATTGCAGGCCTCGAATGGCAAAAAGGGTAGTCAAAAGAGGCCTGCGAATTTAGGACGTGCACGGTGGCTTTTTCTTGCGCTGCCTGTCGGTCCTCTTGAAGCTAGCCCTCTCCCAGCCGCCCCACCCGATCGCGAGTTGCACACTTGCACCCCTATTTCGACGGTTTTAGCTGCTGCTATTGACGAGAAGGGCATGTCTGCCAACGTGCTGCCACGGTTACCAAGGAGCTGCCCCGGTAATGGCGGTGGCTCGTTTCCTTCCCTAGCCCCCAGCGCCACCCCCTACACTCCCCTGCTGGGGCCCCGCCGGGGTGCCATCTCCCACAGCCGCCCGACGCGCGCGCTAGCTGCTGCGTTTGGGAGCGGAATTGTTGTTGGATTGGGTCCGATCGATCGGGAGGTAAATCCGACGTTTCTTGTTCTTGGCCTTGCAGAG AGTCCAGGGGGTCCGGACATCCTGACGAATTACCTCGAACCAATGGGGTTCTGTGGAAGC AGTGCTGTAGATGCTGAGGAACAGCTGGACTACAGCGCCGGAAATGTGACTATAATGACAGATCATAGGTGTTGGGAGCGGAAATTAGAAGAATCAAGTGAACTTGGGCAAACA GTTGTGATAAAATTCAGCACAACTTGGTGTGGACCATGTAGGAATGCTGCTCCAGTATTCGCCGAGCTCTCTTTGAAGCATTCTGATCTTGTTTTCGTGTCAGTCGATGTAGACGAACTACCG GAACTTGTCACGCAATTCAACATACGGGCAACCCCAACGTTCATCTTCATGAGAGGCAAGAAGGAGGTCGACAAGCTGGTCGGGGGCAACCAGGCAGATCTCGTGAAGAAGTTCGATCCATATTGCCAGGCCAGCTTAATTGAGTGA
- the LOC133929085 gene encoding ubiquitin-conjugating enzyme E2 11 has protein sequence MASKRILKELKDLQKDPPTSCSAGPAGEDMFHWQATIMGPPDSPYAGGVFLVNIHFPPDYPFKPPKVSFKTKVFHPNINSNGSICLDILKEQWSPALTISKVLLSICSLLTDPNPDDPLVPEIAHMYKTDRPKYESTARSWTQKYAMG, from the exons ATGGCATCAAAGCGTATCCTTAAGGAACTCAAGGACCTGCAGAAAGATCCCCCCACATCATGCAGTGCAG GTCCTGCTGGTGAGGACATGTTTCACTGGCAAGCAACAATTATGGGGCCACCTGACAGTCCCTATGCTGGTGGCGTTTTCCTAGTGAACATTCATTTCCCGCCAGACTACCCCTTCAAACCTCCGAAG GTATCTTTCAAGACAAAGGTCTTCCATCCTAATATCAATAGCAATGGAAGCATATGCCTTGATATTCTTAAAGAACAGTGGAGCCCTGCTTTGACAATCTCTAAG GTCTTGCTCTCCATCTGTTCCCTGCTGACTGACCCCAACCCAGATGATCCTCTTGTCCCTGAGATTGCCCACATGTACAAGACGGACCGGCCGAAGTACGAGTCGACAGCCCGCAGCTGGACACAGAAGTATGCCATGGGCTGA